The Lycium ferocissimum isolate CSIRO_LF1 chromosome 10, AGI_CSIRO_Lferr_CH_V1, whole genome shotgun sequence genome window below encodes:
- the LOC132033395 gene encoding protein ROOT INITIATION DEFECTIVE 3, with protein MTEQELVMASSPTDAGIGCWELHTGAEHLRYRTCSSPSHGLTCVGGRFLASSQLRETKSSSGSILYWSWNKPQVEVKSFPAEPINPLVSNSEGTYIAGGGASGDIFLWQVATGKLLKKWHAHYRGVTCLIFNDDQSLLISGSEDGSVRVWSLIMIFDDVLRGKAKQSYEYSFSEHSLKVTDVVIGYGGANAIIVSASEDRTCKVWSLSKGKLLRNIVFPSIIDAIALDHGEDVFYAGGRDGKIYIAALNAVADPNSNYGLHILGCLSEQSKAITCLALSTDGGLLISGSEDGMVRVWNTKNHNIARIFRHAKGPVNNIVVVRQPSFLSTRGSVNSQMPSIKRHGVSLAPPLEKYANSADENDYKAVIGPRIDPERSAEASYISIQTLNNQILELQRQGSSAAAEMEIERLKLDRGRSMQVIQQWEKKFESLHQFCVTELLDGEQAGNA; from the exons ATGACAGAGCAGGAATTGGTAATGGCTTCGTCGCCAACAGACGCGGGTATTGGTTGTTGGGAGCTACATACTGGCGCCGAACACCTCCGTTATCGAACTTGCTCCTCTCCTTCCCACGGCCTCACTTGTGTTGGCGGCCGCTTTCTCGCTTCTTCTCAACTCCGTGAAACTAAATCTTCTTCAGGCTCTATCCTTTACTGGTCCTGGAATAAG CCTCAAGTGGAAGTTAAAAGCTTCCCTGCGGAACCTATAAATCCACTTGTTTCGAACAGTGAAGGAACTTATATAGCCGGAGGAGGTGCATCCGGTGATATATTCTTGTGGCAG GTTGCGACTGGTAAACTACTTAAGAAGTGGCACGCTCACTATAGGGGAGTTACTTGCTTGATATTCAATGATGACCAATCCCTTCTGATTTCTGGTTCAGAGGATGGATCTGTTCGAGTTTGGTCTCTTATAAT GATATTTGATGACGTATTGAGGGGGAAAGCAAAACAGTCTTATGAATATAGTTTCTCCGAGCATTCTTTGAAGGTGACTGATGTTGTGATTGGATACGGTGGAGCTAATGCAATTATTGTTTCTGCTTCAGAAGATAGAACTTGCAAG GTTTGGAGTCTTTCAAAGGGAAAATTGTTGAGAAACATTGTGTTTCCGTCAATAATTGATGCAATTGCATTGGACCACGGGGAAGATGTCTTCTATGCTGGTGGTAGAGATGGGAAAATATACATAGCTGCACTAAATGCTGTTGCTGACCCCAACAGTAATTATGGATTGCACATTCTTGGTTGTCTGTCTGAGCAAAG TAAGGCGATTACATGCTTAGCATTAAGTACGGACGGGGGATTGCTAATTTCTGGATCAGAGGATGGCATGGTTCGAGTTTGGAACACCAAAAACCATAACATCGCCCGAATTTTTAGGCATGCAAAAG GTCCAGTTAacaatattgttgttgttagacAACCATCTTTTCTGAGTACCAGAGGATCTGTGAATTCTCAAATGCCCTCCATAAAGAGACATGGGGTGTCATTAGCTCCACCATTGGAAAAGTATGCTAACTCAGCAGATGAAAATGACTATAAGGCGGTAATTGGCCCCAGGATCGATCCTGAAAGATCTGCTGAAGCTTCATATATCAGTATTCAGACACTAAATAATCAAATCTTGGAGCTTCAG AGACAAGGGTCTTCTGCTGCTGCTGAAATGGAGATCGAAAGGCTAAAACTCGACCGCGGCAGGTCCATGCAAGTGATTCAGCAGTGGGAAAAGAAGTTTGAAAGTCTACATCAGTTTTGTGTAACCGAGCTATTGGATGGGGAACAAGCTGGAAATGCTTAG
- the LOC132035326 gene encoding transcription factor HEC1-like, which yields MDIDMLKSAASSEDQMEMMLMMQLDKFPDFSTGNCSELPMMEFSPQGSCNSNNSGNNNNYNFHQIDQNSQSFLNMPSTISFTNSSPIHQNPNFLANSGSNSGAFNSHSMNRSNMAAMREMIFRIAAMQPINIDPESVKPPKRRNVKISTDPQSVAARHRRERISERIRILQRLVPGGTKMDTASMLDEAIHYVKFLKNQVQSLERAGATRPANGTAATAGLGFPVPMSLSGNYLPVSSKSYLPSPHHRHHHHHQNIQQYADA from the exons ATGGATATTGACATGCTCAAATCAGCAGCATCTTCTGAAGATCAAATGGAAATGATGCTCATGATGCAATTGGACAAATTTCCCGACTTCTCTACTG GTAACTGTTCTGAATTGCCAATGATGGAGTTTAGTCCACAAGGAAGTTGCAACAGCAACAATAGCGGcaacaacaataattataaTTTCCATCAAATTGACCAAAATTCACAAAGTTTCTTGAACATGCCTTCGACAATTTCATTCACAAACTCTTCTCCAATCCATCAAAATCCTAATTTCTTAGCCAATTCTGGTAGTAATTCAGGTGCATTTAATTCGCATTCGATGAATCGTAGCAACATGGCAGCAATGAGAGAAATGATATTCAGAATTGCAGCAATGCAGCCAATTAACATAGACCCTGAATCTGTGAAACCACCAAAAAGAAGGAACGTAAAAATATCGACTGATCCACAAAGTGTCGCAGCGCGTCATAGGAGAGAAAGGATAAGTGAAAGGATAAGGATTTTACAAAGATTAGTACCTGGTGGTACAAAAATGGACACTGCATCAATGTTAGATGAAGCAATTCATTAtgtgaaattcttgaagaatcaaGTGCAATCACTGGAAAGAGCAGGTGCAACTAGGCCAGCTAATGGTACTGCTGCTACTGCAGGATTAGGATTCCCTGTGCCAATGTCTTTAAGTGGGAATTATTTGCCTGTGAGTTCAAAAAGTTATCTGCCTAGTCCTCATCATcgtcaccatcatcatcatcaaaatattcaacaatATGCAGATGCTTAG